The following nucleotide sequence is from Fastidiosipila sp..
ACCGCTATTCCCGGGAGAGGATTGAAGATCGTGCATAGAGCAGACACAAGACTCTCAATGGTTTTTGAGCAGATACACATCAAGGCAATAATGGATGCCAATCCAAAGCTCATTAAAACTCCCAGGATTACAAGTTTCAAGGAGTTTAACACTTGTAATCCCAAGTAACCTGTGAACAGCTCCAAAACAAGGCGTTCCGCCACTTTGGAAAATGGAGGTAGCAGATACTGGTTCACTAGATTTAATCGTGATGAAACTTCCCAAAAAATAATTATGAGCAAAAACCAGAAGACGTTTTGTATGAACTTCATTCGGGAAATTTTTGTCTTCATTAATCTGGATCTTTCTAATGTTGCCGCAAAGCTTCAAAAAAATCGTAGTCTTCGAGTTTCCTGGGTTCCTTTGATAATATTCCGGCGTTGAACAGCAACATGGCTTGCCTATTGAACATATCTGGAGTCAATCGAGGTGATGGAGGCATTTCTGCGATAACCTTGACAAGTGTATCCGAATCCGTGTCCAATCCCTCTTCAATGAGAATATTTGCAGCGTAATCCGGGCGGCTTAGAATCAGGCTGACAGCTTCATTTTGAGCTTTGATAAAAGCGGAAATGATGTCTGGATTTTCTTTATAGAATGACTCGGTAACGATGTAGGCAGAGCCAATGCCATACTCCCTTGTGACATCAGTCATATCCGCAATCATGTGCAAGCTCTCCTCCGACTCCGCTTTCATATTCGTGCTAAACGTGAAGATGCTGGCGTCAATGCCGGAGCCTGAAGTCAGTGCTGCCAATGCCTCTGCATTGGGCATGCTAACCAAAGCATCTGCCAAGGCATTCGAGTCACCCAAAACTTCCTGACAGTATGCGAGAAAAGATATATGAAGATTCGTTGACAAATTTGTCAATGAAATTCTCATGCTTGGGTCCAGGTCATGTATTGACTTGATGAATTCATCCCGGGCGTATAGCTTTGTTGGCGTCGATGACGAAAAAGAAATCAATCTGAATGGAATGCCGTTCTCCAGTGAAGTGATTGTGGTAATAAGAGCTGGAGAAGCGATGTCGATTGTCCCAGTTAGCATTGCATCCCTGATCTCCGGTCCAGTTTGAATGTTGACCCATTCAACTGTGACGTCACTGGGAAGATATTTTTCGAATAGACCTTCATGACGGATAATGATCGAAGTTGCAGCAACATAGTTCCCTTTTGAGTAGTTCACTGTAACCTTTTGCTTCTTTTCTTTCCCACAAGCGAACAAGGCTAACACTGAAATTAGGACCTGCAAAAGGCAAACCATGGCTAATATCGTCTTTTTCATGCAACATGCCTCCCCATATTTGCCCACCTTTACAGATCCTTTTTGTTGAAACTTTTTAATAGCATATCATTCCCCTCCAAATCAGTGACTCTGATACGAGATTGAAGATATTCCGCTGCATCTAGTATTTCAATCATGCTGCCCGCCACCAAATGGATTCGCGCTGCAACTTGGCTAAGTGTTCCGTACTCAGTGATAACATCGCCTTCTCTTCGTTGTTGCGTCACGTTGATTACGTTGGGGTGGTCATTTGCTTCGTCAATACCATCAATATTTCCAATAAATCCAGGTTTGACAAGAACAGACAAAACCATCGCACACTTGTTTTTAAGAGATCCATCAATGGTATGTGACAGATTTTCATCTGACATACTTCCGCTCAAGGCAAACCTGACCAACATCTCCAATTGATCGACGCTATTGACGCTCTTAAGGATGTAGTACCCCTGACCACCCGTAATCCGGAAAGCAGGATCATAAAACATGATTCGATCGTTTTCGATGAAGGCCTGAAGTGACATGACGCCATTTTTTATCCCGCAATCCCGAAAAAGATCGAGCATCTGTTCGTGGGTCGTTGTGTAATAGAGTTCACTGTGCTTTGAAGGATAGATCAAAGCTGACGGCAGCGTTCCTACACCCTTCTGCTCCGAATTGACATAACGATCCGACATCATCGTCACAACGACTTCACCATCTTGAAAAATATAATTGACTGTGAAGTCATCACAATCCATAAATTTTTCAATAAGTACTGTGTTGGAGCGAGAATTTTCCTTTGCTTTATGGAATGCTCCTCTGAGCTCATCTTCGTCATAACAAACAGAAATTCCCCTGGCACTGTTACTGTCAACGGGCTTAATCAGCACAGGATATTCGATACCTTCCAAATCACTTTTCAACAGTCTCTCATCCAGCTGGTACTCTGGGACAGTTGGAAGGCCAAAATCCCTCAATTTGGCTTTCAAACGCTTTTTGTCAGTGAATACCTCGACTTGATTTCCGGTAGCGTAACAATGCTTCCCCGTACGCTCGCATACTTGCTGGTAGCTGCGAACAAGGATATCGGCACATCCGACCATTACACCGTCAATATCCTCATCATTAACAATTCCGCAAAGAAGATCTACATTGAGGCAATCAGCCAAAACCGGCACCCTTGCGAATCTTTTGGCTGGAGAGTCCTCGATGTGATCAGCAACATAGGTAACCACTCCCAATTGATTGGCTGCATTAACCAGGGGTATGGTCTCCGTCGTCGCACCGAGAATCAGAATTTTTTTACCGCTGAATTCTCGCCTCACAAAATTCACCTCAAAAAAAGGATTTGACCTTCTTGGCTCCACTCCAGTTCAGTCGTTCAAAATGTAAGAATACTTGTGTTTTTCGGTTGCAGTGGGCTAACCCATTAATCGATCTCGCATCAAACTGCGCATTATATCGCGAAACAGGTAACTTCTGAGAAAATGAGGAATGTTTGCCAAGCTCGCTCCACAGTAATCCAATCGATTTGAGAGCCGTTTTTATCATTGTAAAGACCTAAGAAAATCAATCGTCCGTTTGGCATTGCTACTGAGAGACTCTTCCATGTTGACTCCCAATATTGTGACTTTGTGTTTTTCCAGTAACGAAATCTTTTTGCTCGCAAAATCCAAAGACTGTTGGCTAAACCGTCTTAGTTCATCCTCATTGGAAAACCTATCAAGAATCGTTCCGCCAGTCAGGAACATTTTCTTCTTTCTTCTCTTCAAATTCACTTCAAGACTCGCAAAACAATGGACAACTCCCACTGGTATTAGTCCTGTGTTTTGTTTCTTATGGTATTCAAAAATCACTCCTGCTCGATCCGGATCACCAAAAACTGGCAAGTTATGGATAATCCCATCGTCATACACGGTAAGTTCCTTTGCTCCAAGGTAATCCAATGGCATAATATCCCGCGTAAGGACTTTCTGATAAAACGAAGCTAGTGCAAGTTTTTGCATTGGACGAATCTCCACATTCTCTGATAAGTCCCTCCAGATTTCCCCAGCGATATCTTCATACCTCAAGTGCAGTCTGTCCACAATTTCCCTATTGTATCTATTGAGAATTAAAACCGCTATACCTGATCGATGCTGGCGAAACAAATTCATCTTCAGCAATAGCTGCAGATGCTTAAGATACTTCACATCTCTCACATCGACAGCTTTTGCAAGCTTAATTTTCATCTCTTCGAGGGAAAGCCATTGGTCATTTTCTGTTTTTAACTTCATGACCTCCCGCATCAGTGTGGTCTTTCCAACTCCTGAGGCACCAATCATCTCAATTCTTTTCATTCGTATGACCCATTGATTTTCTTTTAAAAAAATCTTTTGCTGCTGAAACCAAATATCGATAGCTCTCCAAACCCAAAATTTTAGCCAGAACCACATACAAAGCAAGCCCAAAGAGAATCTGAAGGACCATTGTGGGCAACGCTGCCAAACCAACCCATCGCAGACAGAATATAGCGGACCCCATCACTATGGATAAAATGAGTGACGGCAAAATATCTGTGATTTGCTCCTTGTAACCATAAAGCAGCAATTTTTTATTCGGGTGAGCATTCACAAAAGATGCAATAATTCCGTTCAAAACTTGGCCCAGTGCAATGGCATATGGGCCCCAAAAGGCGGTAATGATTAGTATCAGTATTCCGATGATTCTGCGTATCACATTTAGACGCAGGTAAGTTCCGCTATAGCCCAGCCCTTTAATTGCTTCCAAATTGGCAGAGTGAATGGGGTAAAGTGCATAGCTTGCACAGAAAATTCGAATATAGGGCACTGCTGGTAACCACTTTTCCGTCATTAAGAGCAATACAAGCGGTTCTGATATTACTGCCAACCCTACCATTAAGGGAAAAACGATGAATGAGCTTGAAGTGATCGATCTCCTCATCATGCTCTTCACTTTGGATCTGTTATCCTGCTGTGAAGCCAGGACAGGGAACATGACCGCTTGAATTGATCCGTCGATATTTGAGACGATCAGAGACGGGAACTTGCTACCCCTGTTGTAATATCCGAGGGTAGCCGGTTGGTACATTTTTCCAATGATTAGGCTTCTCGCCTCTCGATACCCCGTTGTCAACAAAGATGCCGCCAGGACTTTCCAGCCAAAGGAAAAATGCTCCTTGACTCTGTCCGTGGAAAATTGAAAATGCGGTCTCCAGCGAAGCGTAAACCAAAGAATGGCCGTTATAAAAAAGCGGTTGGCGATCGACTGCCATACCAATGCCCATACTCCAAATCCGGCGTAAGCCAAAGCAATCCCAACTGTGCCTGAAATCACAAGCGCACCTGTACTCCGCACGAATAACAGCTTGAATTGCAGCGTCCTTGAGATGATAGCGTTTTGAACCGCGTTCAAAGCACCAAAAATCAGGGTGACTGATAGTACCCGAATTATCGGTGTAATCTCAGGTATTTTGTAAAATCTTGATATTGATGGAGCCATCAAAAAAAGAACTGCATAGAGTAAAAGAGAAATGGATAAATTGACGAAAAATACTGATGAGTAGTCAACTTCATCCACCTCCTTTTTTTGAATAAGAGCTGTACCAAAACCGCTTTCGACAAAGAGTGCCGCTATCGAGGTAAAAACGGTTACCAAGGCAATGGTACCGTAATCTTCCGGCATCAATAATCGGGCAAGCGCAATCGAGATTAAAAAACTAATCGCCTGTGAACCACCCCTTTCCATGAATTTCCAAAAAAGGGAGGAAATTATTCTTGATTTATTAATCTCAACACCCATGTCTATTGCAGCTGCCTAGCGTGTGAACGCGTCTCCGACATCTCTAAATGACCAAAATTGCGGCTCGATATTACTCTGGAACATCTTCGGGCAATCTTCGCCAATAAGTGAGCCAATCGCGGGAACACACTCAACATTAAGGTCTTTCCCATCCTAATGAATCCGTACTCTTTCAGATAATCTCTATACACTTGCCTTGCAGAATGGTTGAATTTTCGCTGCATCAAAAGAATTTGAGTCTTGGTTTGCAGGATACTTTTTCCAATTTCAGAGTCGTACCTGTAATCATAGTATTCATTCGCTTTCTCAAGTGTTTCTATTCGGTTTTTTTTATGAGCGATGTCGATTTCCTTGCTGTAGTGTTTCCGATATTCTGACATAAGAGACCCTTCTACACCGCGCCTGTAACAAGACATAAGTTCATTCATATAATAGACTTTCCCTTCGGCACGGTAGAACAATGCGTTCGCATAGTCACCATGGTTGGCATGGGATACCC
It contains:
- a CDS encoding ABC transporter substrate-binding protein — its product is MKKTILAMVCLLQVLISVLALFACGKEKKQKVTVNYSKGNYVAATSIIIRHEGLFEKYLPSDVTVEWVNIQTGPEIRDAMLTGTIDIASPALITTITSLENGIPFRLISFSSSTPTKLYARDEFIKSIHDLDPSMRISLTNLSTNLHISFLAYCQEVLGDSNALADALVSMPNAEALAALTSGSGIDASIFTFSTNMKAESEESLHMIADMTDVTREYGIGSAYIVTESFYKENPDIISAFIKAQNEAVSLILSRPDYAANILIEEGLDTDSDTLVKVIAEMPPSPRLTPDMFNRQAMLLFNAGILSKEPRKLEDYDFFEALRQH
- a CDS encoding ATP-grasp domain-containing protein encodes the protein MRREFSGKKILILGATTETIPLVNAANQLGVVTYVADHIEDSPAKRFARVPVLADCLNVDLLCGIVNDEDIDGVMVGCADILVRSYQQVCERTGKHCYATGNQVEVFTDKKRLKAKLRDFGLPTVPEYQLDERLLKSDLEGIEYPVLIKPVDSNSARGISVCYDEDELRGAFHKAKENSRSNTVLIEKFMDCDDFTVNYIFQDGEVVVTMMSDRYVNSEQKGVGTLPSALIYPSKHSELYYTTTHEQMLDLFRDCGIKNGVMSLQAFIENDRIMFYDPAFRITGGQGYYILKSVNSVDQLEMLVRFALSGSMSDENLSHTIDGSLKNKCAMVLSVLVKPGFIGNIDGIDEANDHPNVINVTQQRREGDVITEYGTLSQVAARIHLVAGSMIEILDAAEYLQSRIRVTDLEGNDMLLKSFNKKDL
- a CDS encoding lipopolysaccharide biosynthesis protein, with amino-acid sequence MGVEINKSRIISSLFWKFMERGGSQAISFLISIALARLLMPEDYGTIALVTVFTSIAALFVESGFGTALIQKKEVDEVDYSSVFFVNLSISLLLYAVLFLMAPSISRFYKIPEITPIIRVLSVTLIFGALNAVQNAIISRTLQFKLLFVRSTGALVISGTVGIALAYAGFGVWALVWQSIANRFFITAILWFTLRWRPHFQFSTDRVKEHFSFGWKVLAASLLTTGYREARSLIIGKMYQPATLGYYNRGSKFPSLIVSNIDGSIQAVMFPVLASQQDNRSKVKSMMRRSITSSSFIVFPLMVGLAVISEPLVLLLMTEKWLPAVPYIRIFCASYALYPIHSANLEAIKGLGYSGTYLRLNVIRRIIGILILIITAFWGPYAIALGQVLNGIIASFVNAHPNKKLLLYGYKEQITDILPSLILSIVMGSAIFCLRWVGLAALPTMVLQILFGLALYVVLAKILGLESYRYLVSAAKDFFKRKSMGHTNEKN